CCTCTGATGTGCTATTCATTTTACAAGAATGGAGAGATTTTTTTCAGGAGTTGTACGTGAGATTGTGAGGatgaagaagagagaaaaaagggagAATGGCTTCGTTGGGATTCTCGTatttaatagtaaaaaaaaaggatgatgATTTCGTATGGCGCATTTCACAAGAAATTGATTTAGAGAATTGATATAGAGTTTGACTTGTAGAAACGATTTAAATCAGCATTTGTTGTCCAGAAACAGCTAAGGAGTACTGCataattttcttaaaaaaaaaaaaaaaaaacagggttCATCAGCGTATAATCGGGGCGGGTGTGTTCTTcatctgcctttttttttttccctggatGGTGGACAGAACAGAAGATAGCTTCGGGCTAGTTGCTTCCAGCTTAGTCAGTATTTGCAGAAGTCAAACCGCCGTTTTCTGAACAAGGATACTCAATACATATTCCATTTCATATATTTGCTGACAGAAATATCGAATTCTTTGTCGACATTTTCCTAAAATGTCGGATTCATTACAATTTATATGATGATTTTGTAATAAGTCTCGATAttcaattttgagaaaagtctCCCATCCTGTGGCTGCCAACCATATGATATGGCAGTTTTTAAAACGATATACTTTTGGAGACTGCCCTTAACCAGAGTTTTTTCAGACAATGCACGTCTTCTTCTGCTGGTCGGATTTTTCATGCGCCAACAGCCAAATGGCCTGTGGATCCTTGCTTATTCAGCCAATTCCCAATAACCAAGAGTCGAAACAACGCTGCAAGGTGAATAACCAAGAGTCCAACGACAGATTAACcttgtaccttttttttttttttttttttttgttgcttgcCTAATATAATATGTATCTCACCACATCTATGTCATGCCCAAGAATTAGGGGTCCCTGATCCCAGAGTGGTTACAACTTACCATCATTATTTAGAACTCAATTATGCCACTAACCAACAAGTCATGAGAAGGACGTTTTATCATTAACTCTCATGCGTTTTCATCAAGTCGTTTCTTGCAAATTAGGCCTGCTGTCGAATTTCCTATTCCAAATGTTAGGCTTCGCTAAATGATTGCTACAGCCCTCCTTTAGCTTGTACTGCCAAACGCATTCTTTGAGATCGCAAAAACATTCTTTGAAACTGTTTACGCCATTCGACAGTTGCCGGCAAAAAAAGCAAGTGCCGGGTAGCCAACAGCAGCATGGTGTTATGTGAttctttaaaacacaattaAGCAACTATTGAATTTATGTaacggggaaaaaaaaaacattgttCTTTGCCCCATGTTCACTGAGATTACTATACTCAATTTATTTCTTGTAGTAATCGTACACAATTACGCCGCAGAATCTGAGCTGAGACTTGTgagcaaacccaaaattggGTCCTAAAGGAGTATTTCCCTTAATTCTGTCGTATGTacagaagaaagaagggaaggaGATGTCAAAAGAatagtaattaaaaaaaaaaattttcaattttgatgCATAGACATGGGAACAACCTCTGCAAGAGGAGTTGGCAGCGGCGAGCTGCGACAGATTGGGCAAGTGGGATGAAGCATTAACCAAGGATCAATACACTTGAGGTGGAAGATGTGGCCGCAGTCGGGCAACAGCCTGAGCATGTCAGTTTCTTTATAATCAGACAAACAGATTGAGCAGGCTGAAGCAGCGGGATCATCTCCTTTGTGAGGCTTAGCCTGAGAATATAACAATTTTGGGTAATTCACAAGGGTCGCCTTATCCAGGCCGCCTAGCTGCTGCGcggtgattgaatcatcatcATGGGTTCGGTAGAAGGAGAAGTTGGCGGTGCTGGAATAAGAAGACAGCCGGTTGCATTTGTAGGAGATGTAGGATATGATCACTAATACAACAAGGAGTAGAAGTGAAAATCCGATGCTGTAGGCTACATCATCAATAGCACCCTTACTGAAATTGATGCTATTTGAACGACGACTACTAGAGTTGTCCACTGTGGTGctattcattttcttctctGAAACCTAAGCCTGCCTTTCGAGATGAAAAAGTAACGTTTactaaaatatatacatatataagaaaaaaaGGGTAGATGATGGAAAGGATTAATCAGGCAGACTTGTTTGGTAAAGGAGGGAAATTAAGATTCTTGGAAGAGGAGAAATTAAGGATAGAGGTGAAGGTGTTTGTGtttgtgaaagaaaaagaagacgaTCACCGTCACTGGATGTATTTTGCACAAGCTTGTAGCTTGACTAGTAATGTATCTTTTGATTGGATGGAGATGAAGGGTCAATATTTTGCGTGTTTAAATGGCAAGTGCGCTTGTATATATTCCATCAGATCTAATCTGCAATGTTCCCGACTGTTCAAAGTCAATGAACTGAAAGGGACTCCTTTTCTCATGCATTCTAATGGAATTTGGTGCTTAGGTTGTATAGTATTTCTAAAAACAAACCTTGGTATTTCTAATTGCAATCACAAATTTTACATTATCTGGATACATACAATTAGGCATTTGACTCACTCTTCTGGCgattaaccaaatttactaCTAGTTACTTTTCTGGCCCATATTAATGCAATGGAAGTCCACATCTAGATTCTAAAACGCAATATGCAAAAAATAGCACTTTGCTTCTATTATTTGCACATATTGCTCGATCACAACCAAGTCAAGAGAGAATTAAGAAGCAAAACAATTGTAGACTAAACCGGTGACATCCTGCCAAACGACTTCTCTTCCAAGCCAAGCAGGCGACGAGGCAACTAGACAGCTTTAAACCATTAAAAGGAAAGACCTCATTCATTCTTGTCAGGCTTCTAAAGTAAACTATCATATCTAGCCCTTGCTACTGCAACAAATATAGAATATGACTTGTGAAGCAGAATTAACAAGTGAATAGTGGGTATTCATTACCATATATAGTTACTTATATTTTAGCGTTTATTAGTTGCATTTCTTGTAAGCAAACAATAGAATAATGAGTCCTGGTTCTTGATTGATGGCATGTACCccctttgtgtgtgtgtgtgtgttatcTTGGCGTGAATAAATTTAAGGCAGCATACAGATAGCCCCTTCCCCCACATGCATGAATGTGATCTCTCATTTTGAGTCACAATTCTCCTCCTATGAATGTATCCGTGTCTATAGAATTAGCAGTACAGTACTCCATTCCCTAAACTTGGTTGACCCCAGCAATGCACATGTACTATAGTGTGTGAATAACAGCCGATGAGTTGGATTGGCATTGGCTTCGTCAACGTTTGCACATGCACTATATAAGCTGCATTCGTCATAGGCAACAACAACTACTACTACTAAATTTCATACTAATCTGTACAATTAATATAAACTGGGGAAGGGGAAAGCACTTTGAACAAGGGCTAGATTCCAACTGATTCAAACAATTCATTCAGCCACTTTCATCCAACCAACTAGCTTAACCCCAAATTTTGATTGATTACGCAATATACGATTATGTTCCGACGTCGTCTGTATCACTGAAGAAAAAAGCATGCATGCATGTGGAACACGTGTGTGTTTTCAATCAGCTCAAAccaaaaatactaaaaaatcGCCACGTCCCAATACTACGCTTATGACTTAAATTTCTGTGGAAAGGAAAAGCCACCTACCTAAAGCCGAGATTTCCGTGAGAGCTCATAATAGACTCGCGAAGCTGCTTTGCATTAGCAGAAGGTTTAGTGGATGGCATTGCCAGTTGAACATCAGAACGTGACATGTAGTTGGGCTTCTAAAGGACAAAGGATCAAGATTTGTCATGCAAACAACACAACACCGGGGGAAGGTCGCAGTCCAGGGACAGAGAGATTCAGAAGGTGCTCCTCAGCCAGAAAGATTAACCACCATGACTATGcttttcaattttgatttttcatttaAACCACCATAAAAAAGAGGAAAGAGTATAGGCGAGCAAATAAACAACGATAAATCGCggcccaaaaaaaagaaaaaaacgcCCATGTTGTCACAAGGATGGATGACCCTGAGACTAGAAAGTGAAGCCACTGGACCGCAAGTTCGGCAGCACATCAGACGCGATTTCACAGCCCCCATGCCTGCAGTGTACCTTCAGAATATAAACATGGCTGTGAGTGAGGTTAATTGCACCTGAATTTGTGGGGCCCAAACCTCAAACTGCTACCTTTATTCACCACACCCAATGCCTCGCTGCAACCGTTCTTGTTCATCGGATTTAAAGCAGAGTACCGTTCATACTCCTACAACAACAACAAGGAAAGAACAAAACTAATGGAGTAAAGCCACAGCAGCAACAGAATAAATTTGGATCTTCCCCTGGTTTAACAAGGACCTACCTGGCTTTACTACCACACAATGCACGATGTTAAATATCCACATTCCTAACACCCGCTGCTGCGATAGAATAAAACAAAAGCATGTAAACCGCATATCAAACTCGCGTTTTGAATCACAATGGTCCACTGTGAACATTGGATACAGTATCAGTTTGcaaagaaatgcaaaagttaCAAATAGTTAACTAGCAAATCTAATTCTAATTAAATTGAGGACAAACATTGTACAAAATGTCATTGCCTCAACAAACCTATTAAAGCTTTAATAAAATACTGATTCCTCGCTCATCTCCTGGATTTGGCTCCTTTTTCTACCACTTTCCTCCCAACTCACTGCTGGGCACACTGCACTCTCTGAGCACCACCATGCATATCTTCATCTTCCTCGTATGCTTCTTGCGCTTGTTGTTTCCTACGCATCTCATCCTCAATGTTCACGTCATGTAGTGTGGTCTCCTCACACTCATCCAACTCCATGTCAGTAATTTGTTTTGTGGTCTTTGGTGGCAACACAGCCTCCAGAGACTTGCACTGCTCAGGGTCCAGATAGTCCGGGAATTCCACATTAAACTGAATATACAATTTACCTCTCATAAATGGCCTCTGGTACACCACCATCCCCTCATCATTTATTGCCTTGAATTGATCTATAGTAACACCAAAACAAGGATGGGTTAATGGGCTAAAGCATCTAGTATATATGTGGATTTCTTCCATTCATACAATTAAAGGATTACTTGTCACCATCAGCATCTTAACGAATCCACTTATTACCAAGAGTTCAACAAACAAGGAGAGTAGCATCAGCATGAGCATTTACCAATGAAACAATCAAAAAGGTGAAAAGCTGACATACATCAAGAACTTCGAATGTTCAGTGACTATTTAGTAAAAAGGAAGTACGGATGAATTAAGGAGTTGTTTCTTCAGACAATTGGTTCAGACTAAAATGGTCAGTAAACTATTCGGGACCTACCAGGCTTGACCACTTCTCCGGGCTGGGATTTAATAAGAAGTTGCCTGCCATCCAGGTGAGTCAAAATAAATTGGAAGCCGCAAAGAGCCTCAGTCAGGGAGAGAGTGTGCACATAGAACAGGTCATCATGCTTGCGCTTGAATTTTGGATGCTCTTTCTGTTGCAGGACAAAGACAATATCCCCAGTAACTGTGTCCGGCTGCAAAGTAAAATCCAGTTAAATCTACACAAGCAGATAGTCATTCAGTATTGATATAGACAATAAAGCAAAAAATTGTCAGAAAGAGCATACTGCTTCATCAGCTTCACCAGGGAATGTAATTTTTTGCCCATTTTGCATACCCTTCTCTACGATAACTTCCAAAACCTTCTTTTCCTGCACAACCTTCTCACCCTTGCACTGTGGGCAGCGATCCTTGTCGTTAATAGTTTCACCAGTACCTTTACACTCATTACAAGGATGCTGCATCTGCTGTATC
This portion of the Coffea arabica cultivar ET-39 chromosome 2e, Coffea Arabica ET-39 HiFi, whole genome shotgun sequence genome encodes:
- the LOC113729426 gene encoding RING-H2 finger protein ATL70-like: MNSTTVDNSSSRRSNSINFSKGAIDDVAYSIGFSLLLLVVLVIISYISYKCNRLSSYSSTANFSFYRTHDDDSITAQQLGGLDKATLVNYPKLLYSQAKPHKGDDPAASACSICLSDYKETDMLRLLPDCGHIFHLKCIDPWLMLHPTCPICRSSPLPTPLAEVVPMSMHQN
- the LOC113730633 gene encoding dnaJ protein homolog; this encodes MFGRAPKRSDNTKYYEVLGVSKNASQDDLKKAYRKAAIKNHPDKGGDPEKFKELAQAYEVLSDPEKREIYDQYGEDALKEGMGGGGGVHDPFDIFQSFFGGSPFGGGGSSRGRRQRRGEDVIHPLKVSLEDLYNGTSKKLSLSRNVLCPKCKGKGSKSGASMKCSGCQGSGMKVSIRQLGPSMIQQMQHPCNECKGTGETINDKDRCPQCKGEKVVQEKKVLEVIVEKGMQNGQKITFPGEADEAPDTVTGDIVFVLQQKEHPKFKRKHDDLFYVHTLSLTEALCGFQFILTHLDGRQLLIKSQPGEVVKPDQFKAINDEGMVVYQRPFMRGKLYIQFNVEFPDYLDPEQCKSLEAVLPPKTTKQITDMELDECEETTLHDVNIEDEMRRKQQAQEAYEEDEDMHGGAQRVQCAQQ